The Bacteroidia bacterium DNA window AGCCTCGCTCTTTCGGAAGACATCAAGACGTTTTTTTATCATAAAAACAAAATTGATGTCTTTTTCTTTTGTCCTACTGGTCGGTTGTAAAAGTTATTTACATACCTTTGTTAATATCAAATTTTTACCGAACTATTGAAGATATATAACCTACATTTTACTTATAATAATTCAGTCCCTGTTAATAGTACAGAAAATTCACCATTACAAATTTACCCCAATCCCTTCACTAATAAAACGTCTATTGTATTTGACAATCCGCATAATAGTTCATATGAACTTATAATTACTGATATTACAGGGAAAAAAGTTAAAGAAATTAAAGAAATTCGTTCCAATACTATAGAAATAAACAGAAAAGAATTAAGAAGTGGTATATATACAGTTGAACTAAAAGGTGAAAAATTATTTATGGGTAAAATTATTATCGAATAGAAGATATTTTGAACAACAAATACTAAAAAATAATAAGAATACGCCCAGCAGGTAACATCGTGCAAGCCGCATTTTTGCAGGGATTGATAAGCTAAGGCTTCGCCTATGCGCTGTTAAATAAGGTTGCAAAAACGACGTCCTGCACGAGTACCGTTATGCACAAGCTTTCGGAACGAATAAGTAAACAACAAAATATTTTTTATAAATAGACTTTAATTCACTAAAAAATAAATATTATGGTTAATTTTATTAAATCAGGAATTGAGTGCAATAAAGCAGCAAAGTATTTTGGAAGAGTTTATGTAATATTAAATAAATTAGATGCTGAAATTCAAAATGATCTATCATGTGATTATTCAAAATATTCAGAATCACTTTTTTTTCTTGCATACATTTGTCGTAAAGAAATTATAGACCGTATTGGGAAATATAGATGGTTTTCAAATATGTTAATGGCTA harbors:
- a CDS encoding T9SS type A sorting domain-containing protein, with protein sequence MKIYNLHFTYNNSVPVNSTENSPLQIYPNPFTNKTSIVFDNPHNSSYELIITDITGKKVKEIKEIRSNTIEINRKELRSGIYTVELKGEKLFMGKIIIE